In Gordonia sp. SL306, the genomic window GCTCGCCGCGCTCGGCAGCGGCAGTCTGGTGAATCTCGAACGAGCGATGGCCGCAGGCGGTCGTTTCGGCGGTCATATCGTGCAAGGGCACGTCGACGGCGTGGGTGAGGTCGTCTCCGTCACCCCGTCGGATCATTGGACGATCGTGCGGATCGCCGTCCCGGACGAGCTGAGCCGCTACATCGTGGAGAAGGGATCGATCACCGTCGACGGGGTCTCGCTGACCGTCGCGGCACTCGGCACGTCCCCCGGGGCGGGGCCGTGGTTCGAGATCTCCCTCATCCCCACCACGCTGAAAGAGACCAACCTCGGGGTCGCCACCACAGGCAACCCGGTGAACCTCGAGGTCGACGTAATCGCCAAGTACGTCGAGCGCCTGCATCCCGCTCTGCGGGACCAGGTCGACTCGCGGGGGCCGGGCGCAGGCGACGATGGCGTGCGTGACGCGTCAGGGAGTGGAGTCAACGATGACGAGTGAAGCAGCAGTGGGCAGCGGCGGCCTGGCCGATCCTCCGGGCCGGGTGGCCCAGGCCGATGTCCGGCTCGATTCGGTAGAGCGGGCGATCGCCGACATCGCGGCCGGAAAGGCCGTCGTGGTGGTCGACGACGAGGACCGCGAGAACGAGGGCGACCTGATCTTCGCCGCGGAGAAGGCGACGCCTGAGCTCGTCGCGTTCATGGTGCGCTACACCTCGGGCTATCTGTGTGTGCCTCTCGCCGGCGAGGACTGCGACCGTCTCGGGCTCCCGCCGATGTACTCGATGAACCAGGACAAGCACGGGACCGCGTATACCGTCACAGTCGACGCGCGCGAGGGCATCGGCACGGGGATCAGCGCGTCCGACCGGGCCACCACGATGCGGCTGCTCGCCGATCCGCAGAGCAGCGCGGTCGACTTCACCCGGCCCGGTCATGTGGTGCCGCTGCGCGCCAAGGAGGGCGGCGTGCTGCGCCGTCCCGGCCACACCGAGGCGGCGGTCGACCTCTCCCGGCTCGCCGGGCTGTCGCCCGCCGGGGTGATCTGCGAGATCGTCAGCCAGAAGGACGAGGGCTCGATGGCGCAGACCGATGAGCTCCGGGTGTTCGCCGACGACCACGACCTGGCCCTCATCTCGATCGCCGATCTCATCGCATGGCGCCGTCGTCACGAGAAGCATGTCGTGCGGGTCGCCGAGGCACGTATCCCCACCCGGCACGGCGATTTCCGCGCGGTCGGGTACTCGAGCATCTACGACGACGTCGAGCACGTTGCGCTGGTCAAGGGAGACATCTCGGGGGC contains:
- a CDS encoding riboflavin synthase; amino-acid sequence: MFTGIVEELGTIVRRDDLTDAARLTVRGPLVNSDAKFGDSIAVNGVCLTVVEQGPDEFTVDVMAETLRRSSLAALGSGSLVNLERAMAAGGRFGGHIVQGHVDGVGEVVSVTPSDHWTIVRIAVPDELSRYIVEKGSITVDGVSLTVAALGTSPGAGPWFEISLIPTTLKETNLGVATTGNPVNLEVDVIAKYVERLHPALRDQVDSRGPGAGDDGVRDASGSGVNDDE
- a CDS encoding bifunctional 3,4-dihydroxy-2-butanone-4-phosphate synthase/GTP cyclohydrolase II — encoded protein: MTSEAAVGSGGLADPPGRVAQADVRLDSVERAIADIAAGKAVVVVDDEDRENEGDLIFAAEKATPELVAFMVRYTSGYLCVPLAGEDCDRLGLPPMYSMNQDKHGTAYTVTVDAREGIGTGISASDRATTMRLLADPQSSAVDFTRPGHVVPLRAKEGGVLRRPGHTEAAVDLSRLAGLSPAGVICEIVSQKDEGSMAQTDELRVFADDHDLALISIADLIAWRRRHEKHVVRVAEARIPTRHGDFRAVGYSSIYDDVEHVALVKGDISGADGQGHDVLVRVHSECLTGDVFGSLRCDCGPQLDAAMEMVAAEGRGVVLYMRGHEGRGIGLLHKLQAYQLQDSGSDTVDANLQLGLPADSRDYGLGAQILVDLGVSSMRLLTNNPAKRVGLDGYGLQIVDRVPMPVRANSENLRYLRTKRDRMGHDLVGLDEWVESDGEAGPA